The following nucleotide sequence is from Paenibacillus andongensis.
AATTGGCGGCCATTCACTGAAAGCTATTCAGCTTGTGACGCGAATTTACGAATCGATGCAGGAGGAATTGCCGCTGCATTACTTATTCCAGCATCCGACTGTTGAACAAATGGCTCAATACTTGGATTCCAAAGAGCTGAGGATCGATTTTAACAAACCTATTACCTTATTGAACCGGAAAACAGATCGTCATGTATTCTGTTTCCCACCGGTAGGCGGCTTCGGTTTCGTGTTTAAAGAGCTCGCGGAACAGATCGGTTCGCATGCCCTCTACGGTCTTGATTTTATTGAGAGCGAGGATCGCCTGGAACGTTACATCGAGCTTGTGACAAGTGTTCAGGCGGAGGGGCCGTATGTCTTTATGGGGTATTCCGCCGGCGGCAACCTCATGTTCGAGCTGACGAAGGCGATGGAGGCAAAAGGGTACGCTGTCTCGGATCTGATCATGCTAGATGCGTCTAGGAAAAACAAAGTCATCCGTCAATCCGAAAAGACGGTGGCGAAAGAGGTCGACGTTTTGATCCAGGAAGCCGAGTCTAACGCTAAATATGAAGCCTATGTAAGTAATGAACTTATCAAAAACAGTGTGATTCAAAAAATGAAAAACTACATGCTTTACCTGAACGGTTTGCAAAACAACGGCACCATTCATGCGAATATCCATTTTGTACAGAACGGAATCAAATCAAGCGGCAAGTTAAGTGGCAGCACACTGTGGAACCAATCTACAACTTCGCAGTACCGCAGCTATGAGGGAGCAGGCCCTCATGAAGACATGTTGGATGCGCCATATGCCGCCAAAAATGCAGAGATTGTCAAGGAAATCTTATCCTTATAACCCGCAATGAAGAGGAGCGATACTTTGGCCAGTCGAAAAAGCAAGACACAGCTACCAAGACCAAAGCCGATTTTTTTTCGGCTGATGGCCTACATCAAGCCTTACATCTTTTGGGTTCTTCTGACGATTGTAACCTCGCTCATGGCTGCAGGCGTCGATATCGGGATGGGGAAGCTAATTGAGCAAATGGTCGACAGCTCTTCGGAGAAGCTGCTGTTTTCCGCTGGTTTCATTGGCATTATGGCGCTGATCGGTGTGATTTCGAAGTATTTGATCAAATATGCTTCAACCCGGTTTAGTGCTTACGCGCTGCGCGATTTGCGCAATTCGGTTGCGGATCATCTGGAGAACCTACCGGTTTCCACTGTAGAGAAGCAGCAATCGGGTGATCTCGTATCCCGCCTGACGAACGATACGACCGTGCTGCAAAACTTTTTTATCCACCATTTTGCCAATCTATTTTACATGCCGGTGGTCTTTGTCAGTGCGCTTACGATTCTTTTGCTTACGAGTTGGAAGCTGATCCTGTTCAGTCTCATCCTGCTGCCAGTTGGTATTGCCGTGACAGCCGTTTTGAGCAGGCCAATAAGCAAATATTCCGAACAGCTGCAGGAACAATTGGGCGCTGCTAATGCGGTCACCCAAGATATGATCGGCGGAATCTCGATGGTCAAAGCTTTTAACAGGCAGGATACGTTGTTCGCAAAATACAGCAGCGTGATGCAGCAGGTTTTGTCCAAAAGCCTGCAGCTCGAAAAGCGTCGCGCACTCATGTCGCCAATCAGTATTCTGCTGCTTTCGACACCGCTCATTTTGATGGTCGCCATCGGCGGCTACTTGATTGAACAAGGCGAGCTGACTTCCGGCAACATCATCATTTTCTTGTATATGTTTTCGTTTGTTCTACAGCCCATATCGATGATCCCGGTGCTGTCCGCTCAGGTTCAGGAAGTGACCGGGGCAGCTAGGCGATTGTTTGATGTTCTTGATATGCCGGTGGAACAAGATATCCGCTCATTCCAAGAATTGTACCTAAATGCAGCACCGATTGAATTTGATAACGTCACGTTCTCCTATGACGGACAAACGAATGTGCTGAACGGTTTAAGCTTTTGGCTGCAAAATCAGCAGACGATCGCTCTCGTAGGCTCCAGTGGCTGCGGGAAAAGCACACTGTTCAAGCTGCTTTGCGGCTTCTATGAACTGGCACCGGGCAGCGGTACGATTAAGGTGCTCGGCCGGCCCTTGCATGAGTGGAGTCTGAAGCAGCTTCGCAGCCAAATCTCACTCGTTTCTCAGGATACGCACCTATTTCCGGGCACGATTGCCGAGAACATCGGTTTTGGGAACCTTCATGCCACCCGTGACGATATCGTCCGGGTGGCCCAAGAAGCGAATGCGCACGATTTTATTATGCAGCAGCCGGAAGGGTATGAAACGGTCATCGGAGAACGGGGTTCCTTGTCAGGAGGTCAGAAGCAGCGGATTGCGATCGCGCGGGCACTGTTGAAGGATGCGCCGATTCTGCTGTTGGATGAGCCGACATCCGCGCTCGATACGCACTCCGAAGCTATCGTTCAGGAAGCGATCGAACGGGTGATGAAGGACCGTGCGGTTCTCGTCATCACGCATCGCCTGACGACGTTAGATAAAGCGGATTATGTGATTTTTATGAGCGATGGGAAAATTGTGGAATGCAACACGCACGAGCAATTAATCCGCAGCAATGGTCCTTACAAAAAGCTGTACTTCAAACAATTTGTGCTGCAAGACGGTACCGCCAGCGCAGACAGAGAGGGGGCTTAAGTCATGTTCCTTAGACAGTCCTACAAGGAATTTAAACGACTGATGTCTTTTATGCAGCTGCGCCGTAAAAGGTATTTCATCGGATTAATCGGAGATAGCATAAGCAATGCGAGCATTGCTATTCTAATGTCTTTCGTTATTCAATATTTACTTGAATTTTCCGTTCATCGCGATCATGCTGTGCTCATGAAGGCGGTTTGGATCGTTGGCGGCACGTTCGTCATGCTTAGTGTCCTGTCGCCGTTTTTTAGCTATATGTATCATCGCAGCGTAAAACAAACGATGGCGGACATCCGGCTGCTCGTTTTTGAACGGTTGGGACGGCTGCCGCAGCGCTACTATGAAACCCATCATTCCGGAGATATCGTTTCGCGAACGACGAATGATATGCACTTGATGGAACAAACGTTTACGGAGCATTTGAAATCGATCACTGTAGAATGTTTGACATTGGTCGGCTCACTAGTCGTTATGTTCCTACTCGATTGGCGGCTTGCCTTGGTTTTGCTGGCGCTCGGCCTGCTGTCCATCTTGATCAACACGCGCTTCGCACGCCCTTTGCGGAAAATAAGTGATCGGTTTCAAGAGCAAACGGGCGGTTTGACCGAACGGTTATCTGACCTGCTGGCCGGCCTGCAAGTGATCAAGATGTTCTCACTTCATCGTACAGTTACGAAGCGATTCCATGATAGGAATGCGGAGGTCACAGCCTCAGCGATGAAGCAGGGGCATCAAACGGGTCTTCTTGAAGCCGTGAATTTCGTGATTAACTTCATGAGCTTAGGCGGCATGCTCGTTGTTGGGATTATCATGTATTCGCAAAATTTAATCGAGCTTGGCGTTTTGGGGCAAATCATCCAACTGCAAACGGGCGTTTCGATGGTATTTCTGCAGCTTGGCAGTATCGTTTCTCTGATTCAGCATTCGTTTGCCGGGGCCGCACGCGTATTCGAGCTGCTTGATGAGAGGGCGGAGCCGGATCGATATTCGTCCGTACCTCCACAGGTCAGCGAGCAGGAGGCGTTGCCAAGTACAGAATTGGAAATGAACGACGTGATTTTTGATTACGGTACCTCGGCCGGCATTCTAAACGGGAGTACACTATCTGTGCAGAAAGGACAGATAGCGGCCCTCGTAGGCGCCAGTGGCAGCGGTAAAAGCACCGTCATGAAGCTGTTTCTCGGCTTCTATCCGGCTAATGGCGGGACGATCCGTTTGCTTGGCAAGCCGCTGGGTCATTATATGCTTTCTGAAATTCGGGAGCTAACTGCTTATGTTCCACAGGACCCTTATTTGTTTCACGGTACGATTGGCGATAACATCCGATTCGGCAAACCAGATGCGACGGATCAAGACTTGAAGGATGCGGCAACAGCGGCGTATGCGCATGATTTCATTATGGAGCTGACTGACGGCTACGATACGATGGTTGGCGAGCGGGGAACTTCGTTATCTGGAGGACAGCGTCAGCGAATAGCCATTGCCCGGGCTTTGCTCAAAAATGCCCCGATTCTCCTTCTCGATGAGGCTACCTCTGCGCTGGATGCTGAATCCGAGTTTTGGGTGCAGAGTGCTTTACATACTTTGATGAAAGACAGGACGACCCTGATGATCGCTCATCGGCTATCAACAGTTGAGAAGGCGGACGTCATATATGTGATGGAACAAGGTGTTGTAAAGGAAAAGGGAAGCCACCAGCAGCTCATGGCCAAAGAAGGTTTATACGCAAAGCTGTACCGGCAGCAATCGCATAACGAGCACGAGACGGAACCGGTCACCGCGTAAGAGAAGGATGCTTTCATGAAATCAATCGAAAGATAAGAGGAGTGGAATTCATGTCTATTTTCGAAAAAATGGAATCGAATGTACGTTCTTACTGCAGGTCTTTTCCCGATGTGTTCACGAAAGCAAAAGGTTCTATGCTGTACGCCGAGTCCGGAAGAACGTTTATCGACTTTTTTGCAGGAGCGGGCGCTTTGAATTATGGTCACAACAACGATTACATCAAAAGTAAGCTGGTCGAATATTTGGAATCAGACGGCATCTCCCACGGACTCGATATGTTTACTTCGGCGAAAGAGTCGTTCCTGCATACATTTTCAGAGCTCATTTTGAAGCCGAGAGAGCTTGATTATAAAGTTCAATTTTGCGGACCGACCGGTACGAATGCTGTGGAAGCAGCGTTAAAGCTGGCTCGCAAAGTCAAAGGACGTTCAGGTATTTTCTCCTTTATGGGGGCTTTCCACGGCATGTCGCTTGGCAGCTTATCGGTAACCAGCAACCTGTACCACAGATTGGCGGCGGGTACGGATTTACACAATGTTTCCTTTATGCCTTTTCCATGCGGATTCATGAATACATTTGACACCATCCACTATTTGGAAGCTGTACTGACGGATGACCATTCCGGTATCGACAAGCCAGCAGCCATTATTTTTGAAACGGTGCAAGCGGAGGGAGGCTTGAATGAAGCGCCAATCGAGTGGATGCAGCGTCTTCGCGATCTGTGTACCCGGCATGATATTTTGCTCATTTGCGATGAAATTCAGGTTGGCTGCGGCCGAACAGGTCCGTTTTTCTCTTTCGAACGGGCAGGAATCGTTCCAGATATTGTCGTGTTGTCCAAATCGATTAGCGGTTATGGACTACCGATGGCCATTACCTTGTTAAAGCCGGAATTGGATGTTTGGCATCCAGGGGAGCATACGGGGACTTTCCGCGGCAACCAATTGGCGTTTGTCGGGGCAGCTGCAGCACTGGAATACAGGGAGTTATATAACTTAGAGGCTGAGGTTCATCTGAAAGCTCATTTTGTCAGTCGGTTTTTGCAGGAGGAAATCGCTCCGATAAGCGAGGATATCCAGATTCGGGGAATGGGTCTGCTATGGGGCGTTGATGTATCCGCAAGCAAGTATGAGAACATTTCCAAAGAAATTGCCAGCCGCTGTTATGAGTTGGGACTCATTTTGGAAAGGGTGGGCCGTCAAGACGCTGTCATCAAGCTGATGCCCCCGTTAACCATATCGATGGAGGAGCTTGAGCAGGGCTGCTCCATGTTGAGACAGGCGGTTCAAGAATGCTTTGAGAAATCCGGATTAAGGCAGCACGCTTTAATCTGATGGCCAAGTGGCGGGAAAGCAATGATATGGAGATTGATATGAGAAATAAGAAAAAAGGAATCATCATAGGTTATTTGGGCCTAGGTATTCTTGCTTTTAACCTTGCAGCCATGCTAATCATTAAATTAAAGATTGTTCTACCAAATGAGTACCTCATGAATGCATTAGCTGTATTGTTGATCACTTTATTCTTATGGCCGGTTGTTTCGATCTCTGCTTTACTTTCTGCATCCAATCATCTTAACAAATTGAACGTACGATTATTGGATAATGAAGGAAATGTTAGACAAGATCATTTGAGCATTAGAAATAACCATAAGAAAAGCATTTCTATTAATACAACTTTTTTAGTAACAGTTTGTCTGTTTGTTATCTGGTTTGTCATCTTCATTTGGCATGCAATTTTGAGCCTTTAGGAAATACCCCTGGAATTATTTTCCGGGGGTATTTCTATTTCACTGAAAGAAACTACTCCGAATTAATAAGCTTAGCAATGTGATCCGCAGACATGGGAAGTCCCAGAAAATATCCCTGTGCTTCATGACAACCATAGTTTCTTAAAAGAGTGAGCTGCTCCTCAGACTCGACGCCTTCAGCGATTACTTTTAGATTTAAATTTATCCCCAAAGCGATGATTGTTTTCACGATGTTTTGATCACTAATATCATTGGAAAGATCTTTAATAAATGTTCGATCAATTTTAATGCGGTCGATAGGGAAGTTCTTCAAATACGCCAATGAACTAAACCCCGTACCAAAATCATCAATGGAAATGCTTACTCCAATGCCTTTCAGTTTGGAAAGCAGCATCGTTGCTCGGTCCAGATTCATCGTGATGCTTTCCGTAACTTCAATTTCCAAGAAATGAGGGTCCATCCCTGTTTCATTCAAAATCTTGGTCATCAATTCAATTAAGTCCGGTTCATACATCTGCCTCGAGGATAAATTGACTGACATTTTAAATGTACTTCCAAAATGGTCCATCCATAAACGCCACTGTTTGCAGGCCTCATGCAAGACCCATTTCCCAATTGGAACAATGAGTCCAACTTCTTCGGCAAATGGAATAAATTGCATGGGAGAGACGATTCCCTTCTCGGGATGATTCCACCGAATTAAAGCTTCTACACCAATGAATTCTTTCGTTGCTATATCGTATTGCGGTTGATAAACAAGTACAAATTCATTGTTGTCTAATGCTTTTCTTAGATTTCTGTAGAGGTCTACATGTTCAGAGGCAGGATACTCATTCTCTTTTACATAAAACTGGTATAAATTTTCCCCTTGGCTTTTCGCCTGATACATCGCGATGTCTGCCTGTTTGATCAATGCTTCAAACGTGCTCCCATCAGAAGGGAACATGCTGATTCCGATACTAGTTGAGATATATAAATCTTGATCTTGAATACGAAAGGGAATGGTCAAAGCAACCAGGATTGATTTAGCAATATCCTCCGTTTCTTGTTTGGTTGTGCCCGGTAACAATATCGTAAATTCGTCCCCGCCTTGACGTGAGACAACGCCTCTATTCGTAATCAGATTTTTCAATCGATCCGAAACATTCTGCAGTAGAACATCTCCCCAGGAGTGCCCCATGGAATCGTTGATCATTTTGAAATGGTCTAAATCCAGATAAAGCACGGAAACGATTTGATCGTTTTGCTCAGCATCAACAATGGCTTCTTCGAGCATATGTTGAAACGATTTTCGATTCGGAAGTCCGGTTAAAGAATCATGAAAAGCCATGTGACGAATGGTTGCTTCCGCTTTATCCCGTTCAATCACCAAACTTACCAGATAGGCCGCTCGTTCAATCAAATTAAGCTCATAGGTTTGGGGAGAATTGGGAGTTTTGTAGTACATGGCGAATGTTCCAAGCACCTGATTATTTTTATCCGTTATCGGCACGGACCAACAAGCTCTAAGACCGTGAAGGAATGCAATCTCCCGATAGTCATCCCATAGTGGATCATTTCCGATATCAGAAACAATGATTTTGGTATTGAAGAAAGCGGCTGTTCCGCATGAACCTACAGTTGGCCCTATTTCCACGCCATCAATCGCACGAATGTAGGATTCTGGAAGGTTTGGTGCTGCACAATGTTTCAAGCATTCTTTTTCCAATAAAAGAATCGAGCAAATAGCGCCGCTTTGTTGTTCGACTAATTCAATAATTCGATGCAAAATATCACGAAGTGGTTTGCCTTTTGCGATCATTTCCAAAATATCATTTTGACCTATTAAGTTATCTTGTAGGAATTTCCGATCCGTAATGTCACGTCCAATAACAATGAGCCATTGTCGGTTTCCCTTATGATCAAAAATGGGCACTTTGGTATATTCAACCATCATACTTGCACCGCGGGAACGTTTAATTTCTTCTTCGAAAATAATAGGTTTGCCTGCCTCCCAGGCTTCTTGATCCGTTTTTTCACATGTAATGAACATTTCTTTGTGAAATTCATTGGTTTTTTGGAAATCGCTGTTCGTTTTACCTTTGTATGTATCTTGTTTTAACTCAAATAGTCGGAGAACCGCGTTGTTCGCTTCGATCCATCTGCCTTTACCATCTTTAAAAACAACAATGTCTGGCATCGTATGAATTAAAGTTAGTAAATTCTGCTCGCTAATTTTTAGTTTTTTCTCTTCCAACAATCGTATTAGCTCAGCGGATGCCCTAAACGAGAAAATTTTCAGTATCGTTTCTGCGAGAAACCTGTCATGAATCGGTTGATCGTGCATCACAACAAGTATGCCAATGACAGTACCATCGACATGTAAGAGAGGAATACCCAGATAGCTTTGAATATCAAATTTGGTCAAATCCGAGTCCAAGGGAAATAAGTTCTGCACACACTCTTGATAACAACAAAGACGCTTTTCATTTACTACATTTTCACAAGGTGTATATTCCAACGTGTATTCAAATTGCTCTATCATTTCTCCTTTCTGATACATGGCGATCGTTTTTACGGACTGGTGATCGACTTCAGCAATGAAAGCATAGGAGCATTTTAAAACGCGAGCTAGATATTGAACCAAGTGTATAAAAAAACTATCTGCAGCCTCACTTTCAATACCTTGCACGATATCGAGAATGGCTTTTTTGAGGTAATCATTTTCATTTTGCAAGGCAATGATAGCTTCCGTACTTGGATTAGGATCTATTTTTGAGGTATTAAATTGCTTTTTCATATGTTTCTCCTGAAGTAGTTAATAGTACCTATGAATTTCGACAAAAACTGATAAACTCCTTCCTCTGAGAAGCTAAGTCGAACCACTCGGACATCCCCGACCAACATCTCGAATTTCCTAAAAAATAGTTCTTGAACCGCATACTACACTGTCGTACAGTTAATACTGCCGACTTCTCGTTCGTGAAAAGGAAGAGATTGCTTCTTAAATGATGTATGATTCTAAAAGGAAAGAAGGGGCTGACAACGAAGATGAACGCTTTTTTGTTGTTTTACGTAGTCATCTACATGGGAAACGCTGTTTACGGCACATTTATGCCGGTTTACCTGCATAGCGCTAAATTTTCTCAGGAGCAAATCGGGATGCTTCTTAGCCTTGGACCTTTGGTTGCGATGTTTGGCCAACCGGTTTGGGGGGCGCTCAGTGACCGGGCCAAGACGAAGAATAGCGTACTTCGCTTTCTATTGATGGGTAGCGGTGTTTCCATTTTGTTCTTCCCGCTCTCACATCATTTCATTTACCTGCTTTTGTTAATCTGTGTGTTCACATTTTTTCAGACGTCTATATTTGCAATCAGTGATGCGATTACATTGGAAGAATTGGACAGGCGTCCCACTTGGAGTTTTGGTTGGATTCGCCTGGGAGGTACAGTGGGCTTCGCTGTCATGTCTCTTGCTTTCGGTATAGCAGCCAAGTCACACATTGGCTCAATGTTCCCTGTCTACGCCGGAACTATGGCCGCCGCATTGCTGTTTCTCTGGCGTTTTCCGCCAGCTGCCGGCCGCCAGACTAATGTCACCGGCAAACGTTTCCGGGAGCTTTTCCGTAACGGTAAGCTGATGTTTTATTTGGGTATCAACTTTGTTGTTCAAATCACCTTGGGTTACTATTACGCATTCTTCCCAATCTACTTCAAGGAGATGGGAGGAGACAGCATGCTGCTAGGCTGGTCGATGGTGATTTCTTCACTCAGCGAGCTGCCGTTTCTTCTGTTTTCCGGCTGGATTTTCAAACGCGTCCCTATCTCAGCCCTTCTGATTGTGGCCGCGCTCGCATCTTCGATCCGGTGGTTCTTGTTTACCTTAATCGGGAATCCGCTTTGGATCTTACCGGTGCAGCTGCTGCACGGACTTATTTTCATCGTGCTTTCTGTTACGCTTGCCACGTTTATCAACCGTGAAGTGCCTTCAGAATGGAAGGCCAGCGGTCAAACACTTAACGGCTTGCTCAGCCTTGGAGCCGCCCGTATTATCGGCAGCTTCTTAGGTGGAATTATGAGCTCAGCTTACGGGATGAGGCAAGTTTTTTTATATAGTTCATGGGTATCCTTGACGTGTGTTATCGTGTTTGGATTTGTTATATGGATTCGCAGAAAACAGAAAGTTCTTGGTTCACCTTAAAGAAATACGGGAAAAAAGTTGAGCATTGTCGGCGATGAGCTTTTTGGTCGGTATGTCAGCCTGAGCGGCAAGTTTTATGCACATAGAACTGCCGTCTTACACCTGTAAATTAGAATGTGAAAATATTCACAAATCGTTCAAGGAATTAAGCGCTCTAATCCTTCATCTTGTGATTTTTGTCATAGTTGGGGTTCCTGATTAAGTTTAATCTAAAGGTAGAACTTCAAGACAACAGCTTCACATGGATTGAAAATAAAGGAGTGAATGAACCATGACAACAAAAGAAGCGAAGAGGATTGAACAGATTTCTGCTCAAGACGAAGTCAATGAGCTGGTAGCCAGAGCGAAGATAGCTCAGCAGCAATTTCTGAAGCTGGATCAAATGCAGGTTGACCAAATGATTCAGCAAATGGCATTAGCAGGCATTGATAGGCACATGGTTCTAGCCAAGCTTGCTGTTGAGGAAACCGGTCGGGGTGTTTACGAAGATAAAATTACCAAGAATTTATTTGCTACTGAATATATCTACCACAGCATTAAAAATAACAAGACAGTTGGAGTGATTGAGGAAAACTCGTATGAGAACTACCGAATGGTTGCTGAGCCCGTGGGCATTATTGCTGGCGTGACGCCCGTTACCAATCCGACTTCGACGACGATGTTCAAGTCATTAATCGCGGCAAAGACCCGCAACCCAATCATATTCGCTTTCCATCCATCTGCACAACAATCTAGCAGCGCAGCTGCAGCGACATTGCTGGACGCAGCTGTTAAAGCAGGCGCACCGGAGCATTGCATTCAATGGGTAAAGCATCCATCTGTGGAAGCTACCCAACTGCTGATGAATCATCCGGATGTAGCGCTTGTTCTGGCAACGGGAGGGTCTTCAATGGTGAAGGCAGCTTATAGTACTGGAAAGCCAGCTTTGGGTGTTGGACCCGGCAATGTGCCTTGTTTCATTGAGAAAACAGCGAATTTGCAGCAAGCTGTCAATGATTTGATTTTATCCAAGACGTTTGACAATGGGATGATATGCGCCTCTGAACAAGCGGTTATTATTGAAGAATCGGTATATGCGGAAACAAGAAAGTTAATGATTGAACAGGGCTGTTATTTCTTAAATAAAGAAGAAACAGAAGCAGTTTCCAAGTTGGTGATTAACGCTGAGAAGTGTGCGGTTAACGCGGTAATAGTCGGACAACCTGCTGCGAAAATTGCTGAGATGGCTGGTATTAAGGTGCCTGCGGCTACGAAAATACTAGTTGCGGAGTTAGCAGGCGTTGGTGAGGCATTTCCATTATCGGCTGAAAAACTTAGCCCTGTGCTCGCTTGTTACAAAGTGAAGAATGCTGAGCAAGGCATTGATCGGGCTGTGGAAGTGGTGAAGTTTGGCGGTATGGGACATTCCTCCGTCATTCATTCTCAGAATGCGGAGGTCATCCAAGCGTTCGCAGGTAAGCTTCAAACAGGACGCATTATTGTCAATTCACCTTCCACCCACGGTGCTATTGGAGACATTTATAATACTAACTTGCCTTCCTTAACACTAGGCTGCGGTTCTTACGGTCATAACTCCACAACCTCTAACGTGAGCGCCGTGAATCTGATCAATGTGAAGCGAGTTGCTTATCGAACAGTCAATATGCAGTGGTTTAAAATACCGCCAAAAGTTTATTTTGAAAAAGGTGCTACACAGTATTTAGAAAAAATGCCTGACATTACACGCGTCATGATTGTCACGGATCCCATGATGGTGAAGCTAGGTTACGTAGAACGTGTAGAATATTACCTCCG
It contains:
- the adhE gene encoding bifunctional acetaldehyde-CoA/alcohol dehydrogenase, yielding MTTKEAKRIEQISAQDEVNELVARAKIAQQQFLKLDQMQVDQMIQQMALAGIDRHMVLAKLAVEETGRGVYEDKITKNLFATEYIYHSIKNNKTVGVIEENSYENYRMVAEPVGIIAGVTPVTNPTSTTMFKSLIAAKTRNPIIFAFHPSAQQSSSAAAATLLDAAVKAGAPEHCIQWVKHPSVEATQLLMNHPDVALVLATGGSSMVKAAYSTGKPALGVGPGNVPCFIEKTANLQQAVNDLILSKTFDNGMICASEQAVIIEESVYAETRKLMIEQGCYFLNKEETEAVSKLVINAEKCAVNAVIVGQPAAKIAEMAGIKVPAATKILVAELAGVGEAFPLSAEKLSPVLACYKVKNAEQGIDRAVEVVKFGGMGHSSVIHSQNAEVIQAFAGKLQTGRIIVNSPSTHGAIGDIYNTNLPSLTLGCGSYGHNSTTSNVSAVNLINVKRVAYRTVNMQWFKIPPKVYFEKGATQYLEKMPDITRVMIVTDPMMVKLGYVERVEYYLRKRQLPVYIEVFSDVEPDPSVETVERGRAQMASFQPDCIIALGGGSPMDAAKAMWLFYEYPDTSFDALKQKFMDIRKRVYKYPRLGRKAKFVAIPTTSGTGSEVTSFAVITDKEKGNTKYPLADYELTPDVAIIDPDYVYSLPKTAVADTGMDVLTHAIEAYVSVMANDYSDGLAMKAIQMVFQNLEKSFATADPIAREKMHNASTIAGMAFANAFLGINHSLAHKWGGEYHTAHGRTNAILMPHVIRYNAQKPTKFTSFPKYDHFIADQRYAEIARMLGLPAKTTEEGVNSLIEAIRKLNKILGIPEKFQDLGFNAEQFETRVDYLADRAFEDQCTTANPRMPLVTELADVYRNAFYGKF